GAACAGGGAAGCGATTACGAATTCAGATTTTTTATAACATAGCAGATTCATGGATAAAAAAAAGATAATTAGTATGAGCCTTCTTTTTGAAGGGTTACCGGAAAATCATATCGAGGAACTGGCTGGCATTGCAATAGAAAATGTTTACGGAAAAGGTGAGACGATTTTCTTCGAAGGGGATGAGGGGAACGGATTCTACATGGTGGGTGAGGGAAAGGTAAAGATATTCAAGATGTCACCTGCTGGTAAGGAACATATTCTTCATATTTTTGGCCCCGGCGAACCGTTTGGCGAAGTTCCGGTTTTTCACGGCTTGCCTTTTCCTGCGACTGCAGAACCGTTGGTGAAGACAAGGACACTGTTTTTCCCCAGAGACAGGTTCACCAGATTGGTGGAAGCAAATCCGGCAATTGTTCTCAAGATGCTTGCAGTTCTGTCCATGCGTTTGCGCCGTTTTGCCACCCAGATTGAAAATCTTTCTTTGAAGGAAGTTCCCGCACGTCTTGCCGGGTACCTGATTTATCTCCGGGATGAACAGGGTGGCTCAGATGAGGTAAGGCTGGAAATTTCCAAAGGACAGCTTGCCAGTCTGCTTGGAACCATTCCTGAAACGCTCTCCAGAATTTTTGCGAAGATGAGTGAAGAGGGATTGATCCGGGTGAAAGGGAAGGTTATCAGCCTGCTGGATCCGGAGGCACTCGCGGAGAAGTAGATAGTGCTTACTCATAAATGGCTTTTTTGCCCGATTTATGCGTCGCTGAGAATAAAACCTGATGATCAGGCATTCGGGTATAAGACAGCAGGACGTCACGGAAGAGCTTATTGCCCGAACACATAACGACAGTTTTTTACCAGGACAGTGGGAGGAATATGTGTTTTTTCGAAAATGTCATAACCCTCCTTAAGGTTGTGCCAGAATGAATCCCATTTTCCCCGGTGGAGCAGCATGTTTTTTTTTGTCATTCTAAAAGGAAATATATGAACTGCAAATGATCCCTGGCAGCCGGAAAGGGCTGCATTGGCAATGGTGTAAATCTCTTCCATGCGGTAGTTGGCCATGGCAAAACAACCAATGGAATTGCATTTTCCATGTACCATGAGGGCAGAACCTGTTCTTTTGTGGCAACGATCGAACTGATTCGGGAATCCCAGATTGAAGGAAAGATGATGTTTTGACCAGGGATTCATCTGTTCAACTCCCACCCTGTAAAAACCTTCAGGTGCCTGGCGATCTCCTTCTTTCAGTTTTGGTCCAATATCTCCTGACATGTCACAAACAAGAAAACTCTTGTACAAAACATATGTTCGTTCTTTTTTTACCCAGAGTTCCAACTCTGGTGGTTCTTTGAAAATTCTGATAAAAATTGGAGAACCTGGAATAAGGTTCTTTTTTTTCATTTTGCTTCTTATATCAGGCAGATTATGTTGTAATATTTTTTCGGCGTGGGGATTCAATGGGGTAAGACAATTTACAGCCTGTGCAGGTATGGATGACAACATGAAAACAGCAATGGCTGTCATTAACCAGATTGCAGATCTGAACATGATGGACCGATTTGGAATTCCATATAAAATCTTGACTTGCCGGTGATATTTCATTAGTACCATAAAAATTTTTAAAAGATTTATTTCTGTTCTTTTTGGATATCCGGTAATTTCGGGAGTCAAGTGTTAAAAAAGAGAGGTTAAGGGTGCATAAAAAGCGTTCAGAACCGTTGGTTTCAGTCATAATTCCAGCATATAATCACGAAAAGTTTATCGAAGCAGCCGTTGAGAGCGTACTTAATCAGACAATGGATGATTTGGAACTGGTCGTGATTGATGATGGATCAACCGATAATACCGGTCATATTGTTCGTGGCTACAGTGATTCCAGGCTCAGCTATTATTACCAGGAAAACCAGGACGCCTACAATACCATCAATCGTGGCCTGGGCCTGGCAAAAGGAACATTTATAGCCATCCTCAACTCAGATGATGTATATACAGAAAATCGGCTGGAAAGGCTCGTTGAATATGCAAAAGAAAATCAGTCGCAGGTCGTTTTCACTGATGTAATTCCCATTTCTGACGAGGGTGTTGAATTTGCTGATCCCGCCTTCGGGTGGAATATCTGGCATAAAAAAAACCGAAAATTTTACTTTAAATGTGGAGATATTTATACAGCCTTTCTGAAAGGGAATTTCATGGTGACCACTTCAAATCTTTTCATGACCGTTGAAGCGGTAAAGAAGACCGGTAATTTCTGCTCCTTACGTTATCTTCATGATTATGATTATATTTTCAGGCTGATGCTTTCATGCCCCGGGAAGGTCCATTATCTTGCTGATGAAAAACTTCTCTATTATCGAATTCATTCTGGAAATACTCTTGGAGAGGCTGCCGTTATCGGAAGAGAGCAGGATCAGGAACTTATTTCCAGATACATGCTGGAAAAAGTTCCTGATGATTTGAAGAAAATTGTTCGTTCAGGCAGTGAAAGACTGGTAGAACTGGAAAAAGAGCTCTGTGACGTTCGTACTTTACTCACAGATACAGAGCACCCTGGAGTACAATCAGCCACTGGACAATTGCTGAAAAGTATTGCCCGTTGTGTCAGAAAAAGAGTGTTTCACCACTCCTGAAACTTTTTTTATTTTTTTATTTTTTTATTTTTGATGGACTCGTAAAAAGTCGTTCAACGTTCTCAG
The DNA window shown above is from Desulfomarina profundi and carries:
- a CDS encoding Crp/Fnr family transcriptional regulator: MSLLFEGLPENHIEELAGIAIENVYGKGETIFFEGDEGNGFYMVGEGKVKIFKMSPAGKEHILHIFGPGEPFGEVPVFHGLPFPATAEPLVKTRTLFFPRDRFTRLVEANPAIVLKMLAVLSMRLRRFATQIENLSLKEVPARLAGYLIYLRDEQGGSDEVRLEISKGQLASLLGTIPETLSRIFAKMSEEGLIRVKGKVISLLDPEALAEK
- a CDS encoding L,D-transpeptidase family protein translates to MKKKNLIPGSPIFIRIFKEPPELELWVKKERTYVLYKSFLVCDMSGDIGPKLKEGDRQAPEGFYRVGVEQMNPWSKHHLSFNLGFPNQFDRCHKRTGSALMVHGKCNSIGCFAMANYRMEEIYTIANAALSGCQGSFAVHIFPFRMTKKNMLLHRGKWDSFWHNLKEGYDIFEKTHIPPTVLVKNCRYVFGQ
- a CDS encoding glycosyltransferase, translated to MHKKRSEPLVSVIIPAYNHEKFIEAAVESVLNQTMDDLELVVIDDGSTDNTGHIVRGYSDSRLSYYYQENQDAYNTINRGLGLAKGTFIAILNSDDVYTENRLERLVEYAKENQSQVVFTDVIPISDEGVEFADPAFGWNIWHKKNRKFYFKCGDIYTAFLKGNFMVTTSNLFMTVEAVKKTGNFCSLRYLHDYDYIFRLMLSCPGKVHYLADEKLLYYRIHSGNTLGEAAVIGREQDQELISRYMLEKVPDDLKKIVRSGSERLVELEKELCDVRTLLTDTEHPGVQSATGQLLKSIARCVRKRVFHHS